The Lycium barbarum isolate Lr01 chromosome 12, ASM1917538v2, whole genome shotgun sequence genome includes a region encoding these proteins:
- the LOC132621280 gene encoding protein RER1A-like, whose translation MDINGSSDASSSTPSSGLTQLTTSASQSFQHFLDKTTPYLLYRWIAFFFIAILYVVRVYLVQGFYVISYALGIYILNLLIGFLSPQVDPEFQDLSDGPTLPTRQADEFRPFVRRLPEFKFWYSITKAFCIAFVLTFFSALDVPVFWPILLFYWVVLFTLTMRRQIRHMLKYKYVPFSFGKQRYDGKKAASSESEELLP comes from the exons ATGGACATCAACGGTAGCAGTGATGCTTCCTCATCAACTCCATCCAGTGGTCTTACACAATTAACCACATCTGCTTCTCAGTCATTTCAGCACTTCCTTGACAAAACGACGCCGTATTTACTCTATCGTTGGATCGCTTTCTTTTTCATCGCTATCCTATATGTCGTGCGAGTGTACTTGGTGCAAGGATTCTATGTTATCTCCTACGCCCTTGGCATCTACATCCTTAATCTCCTTATCGGATTCCTTTCGCCTCAGGTTGACCCCGAATTCCAGGATTTATCCGATGGCCCGACCCTCCCGACCCGACAAGCCGATGAATTTCGCCCTTTTGTTCGTCGCCTCCCTGAATTCAAATTCTG GTACTCAATTACCAAGGCTTTCTGCATTGCCTTCGTGTTAACATTTTTCAGTGCACTTGATGTGCCTGTCTTTTGGCCAATTCTCCTTTTCTACTGGGTTGTGCTGTTCACACTTACAATGAGAAGACAGATACGACACATGTTGAAATATAAATATGTGCCATTCTCATTTGGCAAGCAG CGGTATGACGGCAAGAAAGCAGCTTCATCGGAAAGTGAAGAACTTCTCCCATAG
- the LOC132621278 gene encoding UPF0481 protein At3g47200 — MVAVFNKELLSWYLITLKLKETVDAGLQNATSPSPTTSRSIDFPELPLQQQQQPLLQKEEHQPVDSLKITVDDNAPNVEEGPKSPESEWVISIKDKLEQAKQDNDAGSWAKLSIYRVPLSLRRDDDKAYIPQIVSLGPYHHGKRRLRNMDRHKWRAVYHIIKRTNQEIKMYIDAVRELEEKARACYEGTIAMSSNEFVEMMVLDSCFVLELFRGVAGGFKHLGYARNDPVFAMRGSMHSIQRDMIMIENQIPLFILDRLYGIQSEMPDEKGIVARLALRFFDPLMPTDEPLTKSDLNKFQSSMGRSTSFDPLGDLGGLHCLDVFRRSLLQTGPKPAPRTWIKRWSHSNRVADKRRQQMIHSVSELKEAGVKFRKRKTDRFWDVKFKNGIFKMPRLLIHDGTKSLFLNLIAFEQCHLDCTNDITSYVIFLDNLIDSPEDVKYLHYCGIIEHWLGNDAEVADLFNRLCQEVVFDINDSYLSQLSGQINRYYDHRWNAWRATLRHKYFNTPWAIISFAAAVMLILLTFAQTFYGVYGYYRPPQ; from the exons atggttgcaGTATTCAACAAAGAGCTTTTGAGTTGGTACCTGATAACTCTCAAGCTCAAAGAAACAGTTGATGCAGGACTTCAAAATGCTACTAGTCCTTCTCCCACCACCAGCAGATCCATTGATTTTCCAGAATTACccctgcaacaacaacaacaacccctgTTACAAAAAGAAGAACATCAGCCGGTTGATTCTTTGAAAATTACAGTTGATGACAATGCtcctaatgtagaagaaggtcCGAAATCACCCGAATCCGAATGGGTAATTAGCATTAAGGACAAATTAGAGCAAGCTAAGCAAGACAATGATGCTGGATCATGGGCTAAACTTTCCATTTACAGAGTCCCTTTAAGTCTAAGAAGAGATGATGATAAAGCTTATATTCCTCAAATTGTCTCTTTAGGTCCTTATCACCATGGCAAAAGACGCCTACGGAATATGGATCGCCATAAATGGCGAGCCGTTTACCACATCATCAAGCGGACAAATCAGGAGATTAAAATGTATATCGATGCTGTTAGAGAGCTCGAAGAGAAAGCGCGTGCCTGTTATGAAG GCACAATTGCAATGAGCAGCAATGAGTTTGTTGAAATGATGGTTCTTGATAGCTGTTTTGTTCTGGAATTGTTTCGAGGAGTTGCTGGTGGATTTAAGCATCTCGGTTATGCGAGGAACGACCCGGTTTTTGCGATGCGTGGATCAATGCATTCGATTCAGagagatatgattatgattgagAATCAAATTCCATTGTTTATTCTTGATCGGTTGTATGGGATCCAATCTGAAATGCCTGATGAGAAAGGTATTGTAGCAAGGTTAGCTTTGAGGTTTTTTGATCCATTGATGCCAACTGATGAGCCATTGACAAAGAGTGACTTGAATAAGTTTCAGTCATCAATGGGACGTTCTACTTCTTTTGATCCATTGGGGGACCTTGGTGGACTTCATTGCCTTGATGTTTTCAG GAGGAGCCTTTTGCAGACAGGGCCTAAGCCAGCACCTAGGACGTGGATCAAGCGTTGGTCGCATTCGAATAGGGTGGCAGACAAGCGAAGACAGCAAATGATTCATAGTGTTTCAGAGCTGAAAGAAGCTGGGGTAAAGTTCAGGAAAAGGAAGACTGATCGTTTCTGGGATGTAAAATTTAAGAATGGAATCTTCAAAATGCCGCGGCTTTTAATTCATGATGGTACAAAGTCACTTTTCCTCAACCTGATTGCTTTTGAGCAGTGCCATCTTGACTGCACCAATGACATAACTTCATACGTTATCTTCTTGGACAACTTGATTGATTCGCCAGAGGATGTTAAATACCTCCATTATTGTGGAATAATTGAGCATTGGCTTGGCAATGACGCTGAAGTTGCTGACCTCTTCAATCGGCTTTGTCAAGAGGTTGTTTTCGACATCAATGACAGTTATCTCTCGCAGTTATCTGGTCAAATTAACCGGTACTATGATCATAGATGGAATGCTTGGCGTGCTACTTTAAGGCACAAGTATTTCAACACCCCATGGGCAATTATCTCCTTTGCTGCTGCTGTTATGTTGATACTCCTCACCTTCGCTCAAACATTTTATGGAGTCTATGGCTACTACAGACCACCTCAATAG
- the LOC132621279 gene encoding cysteine proteinase mucunain-like: protein MAKTVITALLFALFSSLSYAIDMSIIDYKVNQDKEVKEIYEQWLAEHGKVYNALGEKEKRFEIFKDNLRFIEEHNNVEHRTYKVGLNQFADLTNEEYRAMYLGTRSDARRRFVKSKIPSQRYASRPNELLPHSVDWRKRGAVAPIKNQGGCGSCWAFSTVAAVEGINQIVTGEMIALSEQELVDCDKAHNLGCNGGLMDYAFEFIISNGGMDTENHYPYRGVEGRCDPVRKNYKVVSIDGYEDVPRYERALQKAVAHQPVSVAIEASGRAFQLYSSGVFTGKCGEQVDHGVVVVGYGSENGKDYWIVRNSWGTRWGENGYVKMERNVKNSHLGKCGIMTEASYPIKDGINKRITSNEEMISSI from the exons ATGGCTAAAACCGTAATAACAGCTCTTCTCTTTGCCCTCTTTTCGTCCTTATCGTATgcaattgacatgtccatcataGACTACAAAGTTAACCAAGATAAGGAGGTGAAGGAAATATATGAACAGTGGCTGGCAGAGCATGGGAAAGTATATAATGCCttgggagaaaaagaaaaaagatttgaGATTTTTAAGGATAATTTGAGGTTCATTGAGGAACATAACAACGTTGAGCATCGAACGTACAAGGTAGGATTAAACCAATTTGCTGATCTTACGAACGAGGAGTACCGGGCCATGTATTTGGGCACGAGAAGTGACGCTAGGCGGCGCTTTGTGAAGTCCAAAATCCCAAGCCAGCGTTATGCTTCTCGGCCCAACGAGCTGCTGCCTCATTCTGTGGATTGGAGGAAGAGAGGTGCTGTTGCTCCTATTAAAAATCAAGGGGGTTGTG GAAGTTGCTGGGCCTTCTCAACAGTGGCAGCAGTGGAAGGCATAAACCAGATCGTAACAGGGGAAATGATCGCACTATCCGAACAAGAACTTGTAGATTGTGACAAAGCCCATAACCTTGGTTGTAATGGCGGCCTAATGGACTATGCCTTTGAATTTATCATCTCCAACGGTGGCATGGACACTGAAAATCACTACCCTTATCGCGGCGTTGAAGGCAGATGCGATCCTGTTCGG aaaaattataaggttgttagcATTGATGGTTATGAAGATGTGCCTAGATATGAAAGAGCACTTCAAAAAGCTGTCGCACATCAACCTGTTAGCGTAGCAATTGAAGCATCTGGCAGGGCTTTCCAGCTCTATTCCTCG GGCGTGTTTACGGGAAAATGTGGAGAGCAAGTAGACCACGGTGTTGTGGTGGTTGGTTACGGTAGTGAAAATGGAAAGGATTATTGGATAGTGAGGAACTCGTGGGGTACAAGGTGGGGAGAAAATGGCTATGTCAAAATGGAGCGTAATGTAAAGAACAGTCACTTGGGCAAGTGTGGAATTATGACTGAGGCTTCTTATCCTATTAAGGATGGCATAAATAAACGTATTACTTCAAATGAAGAAATGATTAGCAGTATCTGA